One genomic window of Elaeis guineensis isolate ETL-2024a chromosome 2, EG11, whole genome shotgun sequence includes the following:
- the LOC105037604 gene encoding uncharacterized protein isoform X2: MACMHDHSCEDHNCSADWSLYKHIDFSKVSALNESIAGSVKSVFKPWNRRLDTSEGLLESNDGDPELLVFIPFTSDVKIKSISVVGGSGGTSPSKMRAFINRDGIDFSDAQNMQPVQEWELAENLQGVLEYQTRYSRFQSVASLTLHFPENFGGDTTQIYYIGLRGEATQLKRDVVATIVYEVTPNPSDHKTKADGGGGLSHVE; the protein is encoded by the exons ATGGCGTGCATGCACGATCACAGCTGCGAGGATCACAACTGCTCCGCGGATTGGTCTCTCTATAAGCACATAGATTTCTCTAAG GTGTCAGCTCTGAATGAATCAATTGCAGGAAGTGTAAAGTCAGTTTTTAAACCTTGGAATCGTCGACTGGATACTTCAGAG GGCCTTTTGGAAAGCAATGACGGTGACCCAGAGTTACTTGTTTTTATCCC GTTTACATCAGACGTTAAAATAAAGAGCATATCTGTTGTTGGTGGTTCTGGTGGAACAAGCCCATCAAAGATGAGAGC GTTTATTAATCGAGATGGTATTGACTTTTCTGATGCTCAAAATATGCAGCCTGTTCAG GAATGGGAGTTGGCAGAGAATTTGCAAGGAGTCTTGGAATACCAGACAAG ATATTCAAGATTTCAAAGTGTGGCTAGTCTTACTCTGCATTTTCCTGAAAATTTTGGTGGGGATACCACTCAGATATACTATATTGGCTTACGAGGTGAAGCTACTCAG TTGAAAAGGGACGTTGTAGCAACAATTGTCTATGAAGTTACGCCCAACCCATCTGATCACAA
- the LOC105037604 gene encoding uncharacterized protein isoform X1 has protein sequence MACMHDHSCEDHNCSADWSLYKHIDFSKVSALNESIAGSVKSVFKPWNRRLDTSEQGLLESNDGDPELLVFIPFTSDVKIKSISVVGGSGGTSPSKMRAFINRDGIDFSDAQNMQPVQEWELAENLQGVLEYQTRYSRFQSVASLTLHFPENFGGDTTQIYYIGLRGEATQLKRDVVATIVYEVTPNPSDHKTKADGGGGLSHVE, from the exons ATGGCGTGCATGCACGATCACAGCTGCGAGGATCACAACTGCTCCGCGGATTGGTCTCTCTATAAGCACATAGATTTCTCTAAG GTGTCAGCTCTGAATGAATCAATTGCAGGAAGTGTAAAGTCAGTTTTTAAACCTTGGAATCGTCGACTGGATACTTCAGAG CAGGGCCTTTTGGAAAGCAATGACGGTGACCCAGAGTTACTTGTTTTTATCCC GTTTACATCAGACGTTAAAATAAAGAGCATATCTGTTGTTGGTGGTTCTGGTGGAACAAGCCCATCAAAGATGAGAGC GTTTATTAATCGAGATGGTATTGACTTTTCTGATGCTCAAAATATGCAGCCTGTTCAG GAATGGGAGTTGGCAGAGAATTTGCAAGGAGTCTTGGAATACCAGACAAG ATATTCAAGATTTCAAAGTGTGGCTAGTCTTACTCTGCATTTTCCTGAAAATTTTGGTGGGGATACCACTCAGATATACTATATTGGCTTACGAGGTGAAGCTACTCAG TTGAAAAGGGACGTTGTAGCAACAATTGTCTATGAAGTTACGCCCAACCCATCTGATCACAA